One window of Leucoraja erinacea ecotype New England chromosome 37, Leri_hhj_1, whole genome shotgun sequence genomic DNA carries:
- the LOC129713801 gene encoding endoplasmic reticulum resident protein 27-like: MPSRPLLLLVLLSLPSLIAPSEEEGEHQEETEEEMPEFNGPPTSPDVVQPVRVLNTVSGAETFIRSVPVAVIGFLKDMETTEADAFNVVVQMLKRLPFAVASDTSVWKKFNISRNTISLFKKFDEGRADYLVEDGQLEPNVTKIVSFLRIHELHLVTEYNHMDASQIFGSGIPIHLLLLISKTSKEYQPLLDKFKGVAAEFRGKIIFVQVDTDMKQNDRVTSFFKVAEQDLPAICAFHVVTNVAKTMPAGDGAPDSIRRFCLDFMQAKEEPPRKPPSDEL, from the exons ATGCCCTCTCGCCCGCTGCTCCTCCtcgtcctcctctccctcccctccctcatcgcCCCCTCGGAAGAGGAAGGGGAGCACCAGGAGGAGACGGAGGAAGAGATGCCGGAATTCAACGGACCACCCACTTCACCAG ATGTGGTGCAGCCGGTCCGGGTGCTGAACACCGTCTCCGGAGCGGAAACCTTCATCAGATCAGTCCCCGTAGCTGTCATCGGCTTCCTCAAG GATATGGAGACCACGGAGGCCGACGCCTTCAACGTCGTGGTCCAGATGTTGAAGAGGTTGCCTTTCGCCGTGGCCTCCGACACATCTGTCTGGAAGAAGTTCAACATCAGCAGGAACACCATCAGCCTCTTCAAGAAG TTCGATGAGGGACGTGCGGACTATCTGGTGGAGGACGGCCAACTGGAACCCAACGTGACCAAGATAGTCAGTTTCCTACGCATCCATGAACTCCACCTGGTGACCGAGTACAACCACATG gaTGCCAGCCAGATCTTTGGGTCAGGGATTCCTATCCACCTCCTTCTCCTCATCAGCAAGACGTCAAAGGAGTACCAGCCTCTCCTGGACAAGTTCAAAGGTGTCGCCGCTGAGTTTCGGGgcaag ATCATCTTCGTGCAAGTGGACACGGACATGAAGCAAAACGACCGGGTCACCTCTTTCTTCAAGGTGGCCGAGCAGGACCTGCCAGCAATCTGCGCATTTCACGTGGTGACCAACGTGGCGAAGACGATGCCAGCCGGAGACGGCGCGCCGGACTCGATACGCAGGTTCTGCCTTGATTTCATGCAGGCCAAAGAGGAG CCTCCGAGGAAACCTCCATCAGACGAGTTGTGA